One Phaseolus vulgaris cultivar G19833 chromosome 2, P. vulgaris v2.0, whole genome shotgun sequence DNA window includes the following coding sequences:
- the LOC137810647 gene encoding WAT1-related protein At5g40210-like: MQSAVVTTVMVVSVFLTVGLNTLVKANMSKGMSNYVFVAYSNLLGFCLLLIATTLHYRNRYPTPLNNSILFRTFLIGFFSVFIQTLYYAGIGYSSPVLSSAIEDLLPAFTFVIAIVFRMEKVALKVRSWQAKSIGTVVSIGGALTVTLYKGLALTTGVMPNNLLLSSQQSEWLLGGFLLAAGTLCCSVSLVIQTWTIKEYPEELMLITIATSFSVVLSFVVASVAEQNPKAWIVKLDMELVCILYAAIVMVSTRNVVCAWACRKKGAVYVAMFNPLGIVIALAMGTVFLGDTLYLGSVIGGAIIAIGFYAVIWGQAQEENMTCKTHGSCSIIPPSSSCSEDTLLLHNSKDIMIA; the protein is encoded by the exons ATGCAGAGTGCAGTGGTAACCACTGTGATGGTTGTTTCCGTGTTTTTGACGGTGGGTTTGAACACTCTGGTAAAAGCAAACATGTCCAAAGGcatgagcaattacgttttcgTTGCTTATTCCAACCTCCTCGGATTCTGTCTCCTGCTAATTGCGACCACCCTTCATTACAGGAACAGATATCCCACACCGCTCAATAACTCCATTCTCTTCAGAACTTTTCTCATTGGCTTCTTCAG CGTTTTCATTCAGACGCTTTATTATGCTGGGATTGGATATAGCTCCCCGGTTCTCAGCTCAGCCATAGAAGATCTTCTTCCAGCTTTCACTTTCGTAATCGCCATTGTTTTCAG GATGGAAAAGGTAGCCCTAAAAGTAAGAAGCTGGCAAGCAAAAAGCATTGGCACTGTGGTCTCAATTGGAGGGGCATTAACAGTGACTTTGTACAAAGGTTTGGCTTTGACAACTGGTGTCATGCCAAACAATTTACTTCTCTCATCTCAACAATCAGAATGGCTACTAGGAGGCTTTCTTTTAGCAGCTGGTACCCTTTGTTGTTCAGTCTCACTTGTTATCCAG ACATGGACAATTAAGGAGTACCCAGAGGAGCTAATGCTAATAACCATTGCTACCAGTTTCTCTGTAGTGCTATCTTTCGTAGTAGCTTCCGTGGCAGAACAAAATCCGAAGGCATGGATAGTGAAGCTAGATATGGAATTGGTGTGCATATTGTATGCA GCCATTGTAATGGTGTCTACACGAAATGTGGTGTGTGCATGGGCATGTCGAAAGAAGGGAGCTGTATATGTTGCAATGTTCAATCCTTTAGGAATTGTCATTGCACTTGCTATGGGGACTGTATTTTTGGGAGACACTCTATATCTTGGAAG TGTGATAGGAGGTGCTATAATAGCCATTGGGTTTTATGCTGTAATATGGGGTCAGGCTCAAGAGGAAAATATGACTTGTAAAACACATGGGAGCTGTAGCATTATCCCTCCATCTTCATCTTGTTCAGAAGACACCCTCTTACTGCATaatagcaaagacataatgatTGCATGA